A genomic region of Bombus terrestris chromosome 12, iyBomTerr1.2, whole genome shotgun sequence contains the following coding sequences:
- the LOC100642771 gene encoding fasciclin-3 isoform X6, which yields MCMELTSHFKMTIVWVCLIGLLCSTAVKASKPNLVVDIEPKHQTAVRLGESLQILCRVGRPLRVCRVEIPGEEGGMVLSKGQPSEDGIEYYGEGTEAGQCGVHIAKIKESHDGIFKCTLTTTERRAEAQASTRIIVAKPPHNPELHASPGSDGRNIYRKGEKLEVSCSAPAGRPAANVSLFLDDEPIGNEERPTIYDSNLDDNSLAVQNASRSLDWTDNGKILRCVASHIALDRPKETTMQLQVFYPPQPQPTIERFGYVVGHQGIVNVTVYANPRPHFKWRVNNEMITEGNPDESNRLETSTAVDLGRGAWSVILTIDSVQKSDTEKDYILEARNDEGAYEYRIILSTATEPAGPFGHFYGKLSEHMHALGVDLDAGSIIGIVVGTLVLLLIVFILIFARATGRWCFAARRRGDEEAASGVGAGSEAHITPGDEDEEDHEDPRIIDEKIPQGGQENPIHASTEYVNGRTDIKEPKKDEKTDTPV from the exons CATCGAAACCGAACCTGGTCGTGGACATCGAGCCAAAACATCAGACTGCCGTGCGACTGGgcgaaagtttgcaaattttgtGCAGAGTGGGTAGACCACTACGGGTCTGCCGTGTCGAAATACCTGGCGAAGAAGGTGGAATGGTGTTATCCAAGGGACAACCGTCTGAAGATGGTATCGAGTATTACGGAGAAGGCACGGAGGCCGGCCAATGCGGCGTTCACATTGCCAAGATCAAGGAAAGTCACGATGGAATTTTCAAGTGCACCCTGACAACCACCGAACGTCGAGCGGAAGCACAGGCATCTACGAGAATTATCGTAGCta AACCGCCGCACAATCCAGAGCTTCACGCTAGTCCTGGATCCGATggaagaaatatatatagaaaaggagaaaaattggAAGTGAGTTGCAGCGCACCAGCCGGACGACCAGCAGCCAATGTTTCTTTGTTCCTTG ACGACGAACCTATCGGCAACGAAGAAAGACCTACAATTTACGACTCGAACCTGGACGATAACTCACTGGCCGTGCAAAATGCATCGCGTAGCTTGGATTGGACGGACAATGGAAAAATCCTTCGATGCGTTGCCAGCCACATTGCACTCGACCGGCCTAAGGAAACTACCATGCAACTGCAAGTTTTCT atcCTCCTCAACCGCAACCAACCATCGAGCGTTTTGGATACGTAGTTGGACACCAGGGTATCGTGAACGTGACCGTTTACGCAAACCCTAGGCCACATTTCAAATGGCGAGTGAACAATGAAATGATCACCGAGGGTAACCCAGACGAAAGCAATCGACTCGAAACCTCGACCGCTGTGGATTTG GGAAGAGGAGCGTGGAGTGTGATCCTGACGATCGACAGCGTGCAAAAATCCGACACGGAGAAGGACTATATCCTGGAAGCCCGTAACGACGAAGGAGCTTACGAATATCGTATCATTTTGTCGACAGCCACAGAACCCGCAG GGCCGTTCGGTCACTTCTATGGTAAGCTCTCCGAACACATGCACGCACTAG GCGTCGATTTAGATGCTGGTTCTATCATCGGCATCGTTGTTGGAACCCTGGTGCTACTTCTCATCGTTTTCATACTAATTTTTGCCCGTGCGACCGGACGCTGGTGCTTCGCAG CGAGGCGTCGGGGCGACGAGGAAGCTGCGAGCGGTGTCGGCGCCGGAAGCGAGGCGCACATCACCCCCGGGGACGAAGATGAAGAGGATCACGAGGACCCGCGTATCATCGATGAAAAAATACCGCAGGGTGGCCAGGAGAATCCAATACACGCGAGCACGGAATACGTGAACGGCCGCACGGACATCAAGGAGCCGAAAAAGGACGAGAAGACGGACACGCCTGTCTAA
- the LOC100642771 gene encoding fasciclin-3 isoform X3, with protein MCMELTSHFKMTIVWVCLIGLLCSTAVKASKPNLVVDIEPKHQTAVRLGESLQILCRVGRPLRVCRVEIPGEEGGMVLSKGQPSEDGIEYYGEGTEAGQCGVHIAKIKESHDGIFKCTLTTTERRAEAQASTRIIVAKPPHNPELHASPGSDGRNIYRKGEKLEVSCSAPAGRPAANVSLFLDDEPIGNEERPTIYDSNLDDNSLAVQNASRSLDWTDNGKILRCVASHIALDRPKETTMQLQVFYPPQPQPTIERFGYVVGHQGIVNVTVYANPRPHFKWRVNNEMITEGNPDESNRLETSTAVDLGRGAWSVILTIDSVQKSDTEKDYILEARNDEGAYEYRIILSTATEPAGVDLDAGSIIGIVVGTLVLLLIVFILIFARATGRWCFAGNTTSRNLGESKSHRIQDFADPAASVSLLRFEKSKSADETDRRRSDTESAGRYSRTEVDGSRGERKSRISLSHLFKRNKDKVSGADTDTVRTVVTVDDEKLQPGMPGAQETKLNPTTGEGAIVYAELDLKQQQQSVPRRLNEDKTEYAEILYTKPATEEQQQTPNE; from the exons CATCGAAACCGAACCTGGTCGTGGACATCGAGCCAAAACATCAGACTGCCGTGCGACTGGgcgaaagtttgcaaattttgtGCAGAGTGGGTAGACCACTACGGGTCTGCCGTGTCGAAATACCTGGCGAAGAAGGTGGAATGGTGTTATCCAAGGGACAACCGTCTGAAGATGGTATCGAGTATTACGGAGAAGGCACGGAGGCCGGCCAATGCGGCGTTCACATTGCCAAGATCAAGGAAAGTCACGATGGAATTTTCAAGTGCACCCTGACAACCACCGAACGTCGAGCGGAAGCACAGGCATCTACGAGAATTATCGTAGCta AACCGCCGCACAATCCAGAGCTTCACGCTAGTCCTGGATCCGATggaagaaatatatatagaaaaggagaaaaattggAAGTGAGTTGCAGCGCACCAGCCGGACGACCAGCAGCCAATGTTTCTTTGTTCCTTG ACGACGAACCTATCGGCAACGAAGAAAGACCTACAATTTACGACTCGAACCTGGACGATAACTCACTGGCCGTGCAAAATGCATCGCGTAGCTTGGATTGGACGGACAATGGAAAAATCCTTCGATGCGTTGCCAGCCACATTGCACTCGACCGGCCTAAGGAAACTACCATGCAACTGCAAGTTTTCT atcCTCCTCAACCGCAACCAACCATCGAGCGTTTTGGATACGTAGTTGGACACCAGGGTATCGTGAACGTGACCGTTTACGCAAACCCTAGGCCACATTTCAAATGGCGAGTGAACAATGAAATGATCACCGAGGGTAACCCAGACGAAAGCAATCGACTCGAAACCTCGACCGCTGTGGATTTG GGAAGAGGAGCGTGGAGTGTGATCCTGACGATCGACAGCGTGCAAAAATCCGACACGGAGAAGGACTATATCCTGGAAGCCCGTAACGACGAAGGAGCTTACGAATATCGTATCATTTTGTCGACAGCCACAGAACCCGCAG GCGTCGATTTAGATGCTGGTTCTATCATCGGCATCGTTGTTGGAACCCTGGTGCTACTTCTCATCGTTTTCATACTAATTTTTGCCCGTGCGACCGGACGCTGGTGCTTCGCAG GTAACACGACATCTAGGAACCTTGGCGAGTC GAAATCGCACAGAATCCAAGACTTCGCGGATCCGGCAGCAAGCGTTAGTCTACTTCGTTTTGAGAAATCGAAAAGCGCAGACGAAACCGATAGGCGAAG AAGTGATACGGAGAGTGCCGGCCGCTACTCCAGAACAGAAGTCGATGGATCTCGAGGTGAACGGAAATCAAGAATCAGCTTGTCCCACCTCTTTAAACGCAACAAGGACAAAGTGTCTGGCGCGGACACAGACACCGTGAGAACTGTCGTCACAGTCGATGATGAAAAG CTACAGCCTGGAATGCCAGGTGCACAAGAAACTAAACTCAATCCTACCACGGGCGAAGGAGCAATAGTTTATGCAGAATTGGACTTGAAGCAGCAACAACAAAGCGTTCCACGTCGTCTAAACGAGGACAAAACGGAGTACGCTGAAATCTTATACACGAAACCAGCGACAGAAGAACAGCAACAAACACCCAACGAGTAA
- the LOC100642771 gene encoding fasciclin-3 isoform X2 → MCMELTSHFKMTIVWVCLIGLLCSTAVKASKPNLVVDIEPKHQTAVRLGESLQILCRVGRPLRVCRVEIPGEEGGMVLSKGQPSEDGIEYYGEGTEAGQCGVHIAKIKESHDGIFKCTLTTTERRAEAQASTRIIVAKPPHNPELHASPGSDGRNIYRKGEKLEVSCSAPAGRPAANVSLFLDDEPIGNEERPTIYDSNLDDNSLAVQNASRSLDWTDNGKILRCVASHIALDRPKETTMQLQVFYPPQPQPTIERFGYVVGHQGIVNVTVYANPRPHFKWRVNNEMITEGNPDESNRLETSTAVDLGRGAWSVILTIDSVQKSDTEKDYILEARNDEGAYEYRIILSTATEPAGPFGHFYGVDLDAGSIIGIVVGTLVLLLIVFILIFARATGRWCFAGNTTSRNLGESKSHRIQDFADPAASVSLLRFEKSKSADETDRRRSDTESAGRYSRTEVDGSRGERKSRISLSHLFKRNKDKVSGADTDTVRTVVTVDDEKLQPGMPGAQETKLNPTTGEGAIVYAELDLKQQQQSVPRRLNEDKTEYAEILYTKPATEEQQQTPNE, encoded by the exons CATCGAAACCGAACCTGGTCGTGGACATCGAGCCAAAACATCAGACTGCCGTGCGACTGGgcgaaagtttgcaaattttgtGCAGAGTGGGTAGACCACTACGGGTCTGCCGTGTCGAAATACCTGGCGAAGAAGGTGGAATGGTGTTATCCAAGGGACAACCGTCTGAAGATGGTATCGAGTATTACGGAGAAGGCACGGAGGCCGGCCAATGCGGCGTTCACATTGCCAAGATCAAGGAAAGTCACGATGGAATTTTCAAGTGCACCCTGACAACCACCGAACGTCGAGCGGAAGCACAGGCATCTACGAGAATTATCGTAGCta AACCGCCGCACAATCCAGAGCTTCACGCTAGTCCTGGATCCGATggaagaaatatatatagaaaaggagaaaaattggAAGTGAGTTGCAGCGCACCAGCCGGACGACCAGCAGCCAATGTTTCTTTGTTCCTTG ACGACGAACCTATCGGCAACGAAGAAAGACCTACAATTTACGACTCGAACCTGGACGATAACTCACTGGCCGTGCAAAATGCATCGCGTAGCTTGGATTGGACGGACAATGGAAAAATCCTTCGATGCGTTGCCAGCCACATTGCACTCGACCGGCCTAAGGAAACTACCATGCAACTGCAAGTTTTCT atcCTCCTCAACCGCAACCAACCATCGAGCGTTTTGGATACGTAGTTGGACACCAGGGTATCGTGAACGTGACCGTTTACGCAAACCCTAGGCCACATTTCAAATGGCGAGTGAACAATGAAATGATCACCGAGGGTAACCCAGACGAAAGCAATCGACTCGAAACCTCGACCGCTGTGGATTTG GGAAGAGGAGCGTGGAGTGTGATCCTGACGATCGACAGCGTGCAAAAATCCGACACGGAGAAGGACTATATCCTGGAAGCCCGTAACGACGAAGGAGCTTACGAATATCGTATCATTTTGTCGACAGCCACAGAACCCGCAG GGCCGTTCGGTCACTTCTATG GCGTCGATTTAGATGCTGGTTCTATCATCGGCATCGTTGTTGGAACCCTGGTGCTACTTCTCATCGTTTTCATACTAATTTTTGCCCGTGCGACCGGACGCTGGTGCTTCGCAG GTAACACGACATCTAGGAACCTTGGCGAGTC GAAATCGCACAGAATCCAAGACTTCGCGGATCCGGCAGCAAGCGTTAGTCTACTTCGTTTTGAGAAATCGAAAAGCGCAGACGAAACCGATAGGCGAAG AAGTGATACGGAGAGTGCCGGCCGCTACTCCAGAACAGAAGTCGATGGATCTCGAGGTGAACGGAAATCAAGAATCAGCTTGTCCCACCTCTTTAAACGCAACAAGGACAAAGTGTCTGGCGCGGACACAGACACCGTGAGAACTGTCGTCACAGTCGATGATGAAAAG CTACAGCCTGGAATGCCAGGTGCACAAGAAACTAAACTCAATCCTACCACGGGCGAAGGAGCAATAGTTTATGCAGAATTGGACTTGAAGCAGCAACAACAAAGCGTTCCACGTCGTCTAAACGAGGACAAAACGGAGTACGCTGAAATCTTATACACGAAACCAGCGACAGAAGAACAGCAACAAACACCCAACGAGTAA
- the LOC100642771 gene encoding fasciclin-3 isoform X4, which yields MCMELTSHFKMTIVWVCLIGLLCSTAVKASKPNLVVDIEPKHQTAVRLGESLQILCRVGRPLRVCRVEIPGEEGGMVLSKGQPSEDGIEYYGEGTEAGQCGVHIAKIKESHDGIFKCTLTTTERRAEAQASTRIIVAKPPHNPELHASPGSDGRNIYRKGEKLEVSCSAPAGRPAANVSLFLDDEPIGNEERPTIYDSNLDDNSLAVQNASRSLDWTDNGKILRCVASHIALDRPKETTMQLQVFYPPQPQPTIERFGYVVGHQGIVNVTVYANPRPHFKWRVNNEMITEGNPDESNRLETSTAVDLGRGAWSVILTIDSVQKSDTEKDYILEARNDEGAYEYRIILSTATEPAGPFGHFYGKLSEHMHALGVDLDAGSIIGIVVGTLVLLLIVFILIFARATGRWCFAGNTTSRNLGESSDTESAGRYSRTEVDGSRGERKSRISLSHLFKRNKDKVSGADTDTVRTVVTVDDEKLQPGMPGAQETKLNPTTGEGAIVYAELDLKQQQQSVPRRLNEDKTEYAEILYTKPATEEQQQTPNE from the exons CATCGAAACCGAACCTGGTCGTGGACATCGAGCCAAAACATCAGACTGCCGTGCGACTGGgcgaaagtttgcaaattttgtGCAGAGTGGGTAGACCACTACGGGTCTGCCGTGTCGAAATACCTGGCGAAGAAGGTGGAATGGTGTTATCCAAGGGACAACCGTCTGAAGATGGTATCGAGTATTACGGAGAAGGCACGGAGGCCGGCCAATGCGGCGTTCACATTGCCAAGATCAAGGAAAGTCACGATGGAATTTTCAAGTGCACCCTGACAACCACCGAACGTCGAGCGGAAGCACAGGCATCTACGAGAATTATCGTAGCta AACCGCCGCACAATCCAGAGCTTCACGCTAGTCCTGGATCCGATggaagaaatatatatagaaaaggagaaaaattggAAGTGAGTTGCAGCGCACCAGCCGGACGACCAGCAGCCAATGTTTCTTTGTTCCTTG ACGACGAACCTATCGGCAACGAAGAAAGACCTACAATTTACGACTCGAACCTGGACGATAACTCACTGGCCGTGCAAAATGCATCGCGTAGCTTGGATTGGACGGACAATGGAAAAATCCTTCGATGCGTTGCCAGCCACATTGCACTCGACCGGCCTAAGGAAACTACCATGCAACTGCAAGTTTTCT atcCTCCTCAACCGCAACCAACCATCGAGCGTTTTGGATACGTAGTTGGACACCAGGGTATCGTGAACGTGACCGTTTACGCAAACCCTAGGCCACATTTCAAATGGCGAGTGAACAATGAAATGATCACCGAGGGTAACCCAGACGAAAGCAATCGACTCGAAACCTCGACCGCTGTGGATTTG GGAAGAGGAGCGTGGAGTGTGATCCTGACGATCGACAGCGTGCAAAAATCCGACACGGAGAAGGACTATATCCTGGAAGCCCGTAACGACGAAGGAGCTTACGAATATCGTATCATTTTGTCGACAGCCACAGAACCCGCAG GGCCGTTCGGTCACTTCTATGGTAAGCTCTCCGAACACATGCACGCACTAG GCGTCGATTTAGATGCTGGTTCTATCATCGGCATCGTTGTTGGAACCCTGGTGCTACTTCTCATCGTTTTCATACTAATTTTTGCCCGTGCGACCGGACGCTGGTGCTTCGCAG GTAACACGACATCTAGGAACCTTGGCGAGTC AAGTGATACGGAGAGTGCCGGCCGCTACTCCAGAACAGAAGTCGATGGATCTCGAGGTGAACGGAAATCAAGAATCAGCTTGTCCCACCTCTTTAAACGCAACAAGGACAAAGTGTCTGGCGCGGACACAGACACCGTGAGAACTGTCGTCACAGTCGATGATGAAAAG CTACAGCCTGGAATGCCAGGTGCACAAGAAACTAAACTCAATCCTACCACGGGCGAAGGAGCAATAGTTTATGCAGAATTGGACTTGAAGCAGCAACAACAAAGCGTTCCACGTCGTCTAAACGAGGACAAAACGGAGTACGCTGAAATCTTATACACGAAACCAGCGACAGAAGAACAGCAACAAACACCCAACGAGTAA
- the LOC100642771 gene encoding fasciclin-3 isoform X5, which translates to MVLSKGQPSEDGIEYYGEGTEAGQCGVHIAKIKESHDGIFKCTLTTTERRAEAQASTRIIVAKPPHNPELHASPGSDGRNIYRKGEKLEVSCSAPAGRPAANVSLFLDDEPIGNEERPTIYDSNLDDNSLAVQNASRSLDWTDNGKILRCVASHIALDRPKETTMQLQVFYPPQPQPTIERFGYVVGHQGIVNVTVYANPRPHFKWRVNNEMITEGNPDESNRLETSTAVDLGRGAWSVILTIDSVQKSDTEKDYILEARNDEGAYEYRIILSTATEPAGPFGHFYGKLSEHMHALGVDLDAGSIIGIVVGTLVLLLIVFILIFARATGRWCFAGNTTSRNLGESKSHRIQDFADPAASVSLLRFEKSKSADETDRRRSDTESAGRYSRTEVDGSRGERKSRISLSHLFKRNKDKVSGADTDTVRTVVTVDDEKLQPGMPGAQETKLNPTTGEGAIVYAELDLKQQQQSVPRRLNEDKTEYAEILYTKPATEEQQQTPNE; encoded by the exons ATGGTGTTATCCAAGGGACAACCGTCTGAAGATGGTATCGAGTATTACGGAGAAGGCACGGAGGCCGGCCAATGCGGCGTTCACATTGCCAAGATCAAGGAAAGTCACGATGGAATTTTCAAGTGCACCCTGACAACCACCGAACGTCGAGCGGAAGCACAGGCATCTACGAGAATTATCGTAGCta AACCGCCGCACAATCCAGAGCTTCACGCTAGTCCTGGATCCGATggaagaaatatatatagaaaaggagaaaaattggAAGTGAGTTGCAGCGCACCAGCCGGACGACCAGCAGCCAATGTTTCTTTGTTCCTTG ACGACGAACCTATCGGCAACGAAGAAAGACCTACAATTTACGACTCGAACCTGGACGATAACTCACTGGCCGTGCAAAATGCATCGCGTAGCTTGGATTGGACGGACAATGGAAAAATCCTTCGATGCGTTGCCAGCCACATTGCACTCGACCGGCCTAAGGAAACTACCATGCAACTGCAAGTTTTCT atcCTCCTCAACCGCAACCAACCATCGAGCGTTTTGGATACGTAGTTGGACACCAGGGTATCGTGAACGTGACCGTTTACGCAAACCCTAGGCCACATTTCAAATGGCGAGTGAACAATGAAATGATCACCGAGGGTAACCCAGACGAAAGCAATCGACTCGAAACCTCGACCGCTGTGGATTTG GGAAGAGGAGCGTGGAGTGTGATCCTGACGATCGACAGCGTGCAAAAATCCGACACGGAGAAGGACTATATCCTGGAAGCCCGTAACGACGAAGGAGCTTACGAATATCGTATCATTTTGTCGACAGCCACAGAACCCGCAG GGCCGTTCGGTCACTTCTATGGTAAGCTCTCCGAACACATGCACGCACTAG GCGTCGATTTAGATGCTGGTTCTATCATCGGCATCGTTGTTGGAACCCTGGTGCTACTTCTCATCGTTTTCATACTAATTTTTGCCCGTGCGACCGGACGCTGGTGCTTCGCAG GTAACACGACATCTAGGAACCTTGGCGAGTC GAAATCGCACAGAATCCAAGACTTCGCGGATCCGGCAGCAAGCGTTAGTCTACTTCGTTTTGAGAAATCGAAAAGCGCAGACGAAACCGATAGGCGAAG AAGTGATACGGAGAGTGCCGGCCGCTACTCCAGAACAGAAGTCGATGGATCTCGAGGTGAACGGAAATCAAGAATCAGCTTGTCCCACCTCTTTAAACGCAACAAGGACAAAGTGTCTGGCGCGGACACAGACACCGTGAGAACTGTCGTCACAGTCGATGATGAAAAG CTACAGCCTGGAATGCCAGGTGCACAAGAAACTAAACTCAATCCTACCACGGGCGAAGGAGCAATAGTTTATGCAGAATTGGACTTGAAGCAGCAACAACAAAGCGTTCCACGTCGTCTAAACGAGGACAAAACGGAGTACGCTGAAATCTTATACACGAAACCAGCGACAGAAGAACAGCAACAAACACCCAACGAGTAA
- the LOC100642771 gene encoding fasciclin-3 isoform X7, translated as MCMELTSHFKMTIVWVCLIGLLCSTAVKASKPNLVVDIEPKHQTAVRLGESLQILCRVGRPLRVCRVEIPGEEGGMVLSKGQPSEDGIEYYGEGTEAGQCGVHIAKIKESHDGIFKCTLTTTERRAEAQASTRIIVAKPPHNPELHASPGSDGRNIYRKGEKLEVSCSAPAGRPAANVSLFLDDEPIGNEERPTIYDSNLDDNSLAVQNASRSLDWTDNGKILRCVASHIALDRPKETTMQLQVFYPPQPQPTIERFGYVVGHQGIVNVTVYANPRPHFKWRVNNEMITEGNPDESNRLETSTAVDLGRGAWSVILTIDSVQKSDTEKDYILEARNDEGAYEYRIILSTATEPAGVDLDAGSIIGIVVGTLVLLLIVFILIFARATGRWCFAARRRGDEEAASGVGAGSEAHITPGDEDEEDHEDPRIIDEKIPQGGQENPIHASTEYVNGRTDIKEPKKDEKTDTPV; from the exons CATCGAAACCGAACCTGGTCGTGGACATCGAGCCAAAACATCAGACTGCCGTGCGACTGGgcgaaagtttgcaaattttgtGCAGAGTGGGTAGACCACTACGGGTCTGCCGTGTCGAAATACCTGGCGAAGAAGGTGGAATGGTGTTATCCAAGGGACAACCGTCTGAAGATGGTATCGAGTATTACGGAGAAGGCACGGAGGCCGGCCAATGCGGCGTTCACATTGCCAAGATCAAGGAAAGTCACGATGGAATTTTCAAGTGCACCCTGACAACCACCGAACGTCGAGCGGAAGCACAGGCATCTACGAGAATTATCGTAGCta AACCGCCGCACAATCCAGAGCTTCACGCTAGTCCTGGATCCGATggaagaaatatatatagaaaaggagaaaaattggAAGTGAGTTGCAGCGCACCAGCCGGACGACCAGCAGCCAATGTTTCTTTGTTCCTTG ACGACGAACCTATCGGCAACGAAGAAAGACCTACAATTTACGACTCGAACCTGGACGATAACTCACTGGCCGTGCAAAATGCATCGCGTAGCTTGGATTGGACGGACAATGGAAAAATCCTTCGATGCGTTGCCAGCCACATTGCACTCGACCGGCCTAAGGAAACTACCATGCAACTGCAAGTTTTCT atcCTCCTCAACCGCAACCAACCATCGAGCGTTTTGGATACGTAGTTGGACACCAGGGTATCGTGAACGTGACCGTTTACGCAAACCCTAGGCCACATTTCAAATGGCGAGTGAACAATGAAATGATCACCGAGGGTAACCCAGACGAAAGCAATCGACTCGAAACCTCGACCGCTGTGGATTTG GGAAGAGGAGCGTGGAGTGTGATCCTGACGATCGACAGCGTGCAAAAATCCGACACGGAGAAGGACTATATCCTGGAAGCCCGTAACGACGAAGGAGCTTACGAATATCGTATCATTTTGTCGACAGCCACAGAACCCGCAG GCGTCGATTTAGATGCTGGTTCTATCATCGGCATCGTTGTTGGAACCCTGGTGCTACTTCTCATCGTTTTCATACTAATTTTTGCCCGTGCGACCGGACGCTGGTGCTTCGCAG CGAGGCGTCGGGGCGACGAGGAAGCTGCGAGCGGTGTCGGCGCCGGAAGCGAGGCGCACATCACCCCCGGGGACGAAGATGAAGAGGATCACGAGGACCCGCGTATCATCGATGAAAAAATACCGCAGGGTGGCCAGGAGAATCCAATACACGCGAGCACGGAATACGTGAACGGCCGCACGGACATCAAGGAGCCGAAAAAGGACGAGAAGACGGACACGCCTGTCTAA
- the LOC100642771 gene encoding fasciclin-3 isoform X1 yields the protein MCMELTSHFKMTIVWVCLIGLLCSTAVKASKPNLVVDIEPKHQTAVRLGESLQILCRVGRPLRVCRVEIPGEEGGMVLSKGQPSEDGIEYYGEGTEAGQCGVHIAKIKESHDGIFKCTLTTTERRAEAQASTRIIVAKPPHNPELHASPGSDGRNIYRKGEKLEVSCSAPAGRPAANVSLFLDDEPIGNEERPTIYDSNLDDNSLAVQNASRSLDWTDNGKILRCVASHIALDRPKETTMQLQVFYPPQPQPTIERFGYVVGHQGIVNVTVYANPRPHFKWRVNNEMITEGNPDESNRLETSTAVDLGRGAWSVILTIDSVQKSDTEKDYILEARNDEGAYEYRIILSTATEPAGPFGHFYGKLSEHMHALGVDLDAGSIIGIVVGTLVLLLIVFILIFARATGRWCFAGNTTSRNLGESKSHRIQDFADPAASVSLLRFEKSKSADETDRRRSDTESAGRYSRTEVDGSRGERKSRISLSHLFKRNKDKVSGADTDTVRTVVTVDDEKLQPGMPGAQETKLNPTTGEGAIVYAELDLKQQQQSVPRRLNEDKTEYAEILYTKPATEEQQQTPNE from the exons CATCGAAACCGAACCTGGTCGTGGACATCGAGCCAAAACATCAGACTGCCGTGCGACTGGgcgaaagtttgcaaattttgtGCAGAGTGGGTAGACCACTACGGGTCTGCCGTGTCGAAATACCTGGCGAAGAAGGTGGAATGGTGTTATCCAAGGGACAACCGTCTGAAGATGGTATCGAGTATTACGGAGAAGGCACGGAGGCCGGCCAATGCGGCGTTCACATTGCCAAGATCAAGGAAAGTCACGATGGAATTTTCAAGTGCACCCTGACAACCACCGAACGTCGAGCGGAAGCACAGGCATCTACGAGAATTATCGTAGCta AACCGCCGCACAATCCAGAGCTTCACGCTAGTCCTGGATCCGATggaagaaatatatatagaaaaggagaaaaattggAAGTGAGTTGCAGCGCACCAGCCGGACGACCAGCAGCCAATGTTTCTTTGTTCCTTG ACGACGAACCTATCGGCAACGAAGAAAGACCTACAATTTACGACTCGAACCTGGACGATAACTCACTGGCCGTGCAAAATGCATCGCGTAGCTTGGATTGGACGGACAATGGAAAAATCCTTCGATGCGTTGCCAGCCACATTGCACTCGACCGGCCTAAGGAAACTACCATGCAACTGCAAGTTTTCT atcCTCCTCAACCGCAACCAACCATCGAGCGTTTTGGATACGTAGTTGGACACCAGGGTATCGTGAACGTGACCGTTTACGCAAACCCTAGGCCACATTTCAAATGGCGAGTGAACAATGAAATGATCACCGAGGGTAACCCAGACGAAAGCAATCGACTCGAAACCTCGACCGCTGTGGATTTG GGAAGAGGAGCGTGGAGTGTGATCCTGACGATCGACAGCGTGCAAAAATCCGACACGGAGAAGGACTATATCCTGGAAGCCCGTAACGACGAAGGAGCTTACGAATATCGTATCATTTTGTCGACAGCCACAGAACCCGCAG GGCCGTTCGGTCACTTCTATGGTAAGCTCTCCGAACACATGCACGCACTAG GCGTCGATTTAGATGCTGGTTCTATCATCGGCATCGTTGTTGGAACCCTGGTGCTACTTCTCATCGTTTTCATACTAATTTTTGCCCGTGCGACCGGACGCTGGTGCTTCGCAG GTAACACGACATCTAGGAACCTTGGCGAGTC GAAATCGCACAGAATCCAAGACTTCGCGGATCCGGCAGCAAGCGTTAGTCTACTTCGTTTTGAGAAATCGAAAAGCGCAGACGAAACCGATAGGCGAAG AAGTGATACGGAGAGTGCCGGCCGCTACTCCAGAACAGAAGTCGATGGATCTCGAGGTGAACGGAAATCAAGAATCAGCTTGTCCCACCTCTTTAAACGCAACAAGGACAAAGTGTCTGGCGCGGACACAGACACCGTGAGAACTGTCGTCACAGTCGATGATGAAAAG CTACAGCCTGGAATGCCAGGTGCACAAGAAACTAAACTCAATCCTACCACGGGCGAAGGAGCAATAGTTTATGCAGAATTGGACTTGAAGCAGCAACAACAAAGCGTTCCACGTCGTCTAAACGAGGACAAAACGGAGTACGCTGAAATCTTATACACGAAACCAGCGACAGAAGAACAGCAACAAACACCCAACGAGTAA